Proteins encoded in a region of the Zea mays cultivar B73 chromosome 2, Zm-B73-REFERENCE-NAM-5.0, whole genome shotgun sequence genome:
- the LOC103647611 gene encoding cytochrome P450 71A1 produces MPPYLLAAGALIVFLYIIKNRRSRKLPPSPPSLPLIGHLHLIGRVAHRSLLELQVRYGGGGGLLFLQLGRRPTLVVSTAAAAADLFKNHDLAFASRPRSVGGDKLMYECSNVSFAPYGENWRRGKKIAVVHLLSPRRVESFAPVRAAEVAALVARTRRTAEAGEAVELRELLNGYANAVATRAATGAAGATAEKLKELMGNSEPEALMAGFQPEDVLPDAPARFVRWVTGLNKKLEDLVESWDKFLSDIVAAHKEKGGGDAEEDEDFLDVLLRLREEGADGLELTDDRIKATVKDMIAAATETSSQTLEWTMAELIANPRVMSKLQGEIARVVSADQTTIAEPDLNKMEYLRAVFKEVLRLHPPAPLLVPHESTTPAVVQGYEIPAKTALFVNVWAIGRDPAVWDAPDEFRPERFVGGSPSVDFRGTDYQLIPFGAGRRICPGINFALPVLELALVSLLHHFEWELPAGVGKADLDVGEAPGMTTPRRIPLVLVPKCRTLVQPALQ; encoded by the exons ATGCCTCCTTACCTGCTCGCTGCCGGCGCGCTTATCGTCTTCCTGTACATCATCAAGAACCGCAGGAGCAGAAAGCTcccgccatccccgccgtcgctaCCGCTGATCGGCCACCTTCACCTCATCGGCCGCGTCGCGCACCGATCCTTGCTAGAGCTGCAGGTTCGctatggcggcggcggcggtctcCTCTTCCTGCAACTCGGGCGCAGACCGACCTTGGTCGTGTCCACTGCGGCCGCGGCCGCGGATCTGTTCAAGAACCACGACCTCGCTTTCGCCTCCCGCCCACGCAGCGTGGGAGGGGATAAGCTGATGTATGAGTGCAGCAACGTGTCGTTCGCGCCTTACGGCGAGAACTGGCGCCGGGGCAAGAAGATCGCTGTGGTCCACCTCCTCTCTCCACGGCGCGTGGAATCGTTCGCGCCCGTAAGGGCCGCCGAGGTAGCCGCGCTCGTCGCACGGACACGCCGCACCGCGGAGGCTGGGGAGGCCGTGGAGTTGAGGGAGCTCCTGAACGGCTACGCCAACGCGGTGGCCACCCGCGCGGCCACCGGTGCCGCTGGGGCGACAGCAGAGAAGCTGAAAGAGCTGATGGGGAACTCCGAGCCCGAGGCGCTGATGGCGGGCTTCCAACCCGAAGACGTGCTGCCGGACGCACCGGCGAGGTTCGTGAGATGGGTGACGGGCCTCAATAAGAAGCTCGAAGACTTGGTGGAGTCGTGGGACAAGTTCCTGTCCGATATAGTGGCCGCACACAAGGAGAAGGGGGGTGGCGACGCAGAGGAGGATGAGGACTTCTTGGATGTCTTGCTTCGGCTGCGGGAAGAAGGCGCAGATGGGCTCGAGCTCACAGACGATCGCATCAAAGCTACCGTCAAG GACATGATAGCGGCTGCAACTGAAACATCGTCCCAAACGCTGGAATGGACCATGGCCGAACTCATTGCCAACCCGCGGGTGATGAGCAAGCTCCAAGGCGAGATAGCGCGAGTCGTCAGCGCCGATCAGACGACCATCGCTGAACCGGACCTGAACAAAATGGAGTACCTGAGGGCAGTGTTCAAAGAGGTGCTTCGGCTCCACCCACCAGCGCCGCTCCTCGTCCCGCACGAATCAACAACGCCCGCGGTTGTGCAGGGCTACGAGATCCCGGCCAAGACGGCTCTCTTCGTCAACGTGTGGGCCATCGGGCGGGACCCTGCTGTGTGGGACGCACCGGACGAGTTCCGCCCAGAGCGGTTCGTGGGCGGCAGTCCCTCGGTGGACTTCAGAGGTACCGACTACCAGCTCATCCCGTTCGGCGCCGGCCGGAGGATCTGCCCCGGCATCAACTTCGCGCTGCCGGTCTTGGAGCTCGCGCTTGTCAGCCTTCTGCACCACTTCGAATGGGAGCTCCCCGCCGGCGTGGGAAAAGCGGACCTCGACGTGGGCGAGGCGCCGGGGATGACGACGCCGCGGCGGATTCCGCTCGTCCTTGTCCCCAAGTGCAGGACGCTCGTTCAGCCAGCGCTGCAGTAG